Proteins encoded by one window of Desulfovibrio sp.:
- a CDS encoding efflux transporter outer membrane subunit: MYTARNHARLRICSVFLLVSLLLGLSGCLSVGPDYAKPTLNLPANWVEANSALPGSSQDGLRMWWRSFNDPLLDRLVEQALERNQNIGIALARLRQARAERVQTASAYGPTISGGGAGEARRTSEALTGQVGGESRTWLAGFDASWELDIFGGTRRAVEAADAGIEAVAEDHRALQVSLVAELVSNYAGLRATQLRLAIAHDNIRTLLESERLAEQAQRRGMGTLADVMQARAERKTAEAQPPLMEADIARFSHAIGVLTGGFPGDWRTALAEPSSSLPVPARLPLSLPSDVMRQRPDIRADERRLAAATAQIGVAEAARFPRFTIPLGISSTVSLIHDLFSSASTAWSVGGQVSQSIYDGGRARAGVKGAQASADAARLVYERDVRLAFRDVEDALTALNSERLRQASLKEAVTDSQKALEQSSMLYGRGLSAYMPVLVAQRTVNNARDTLALSQWEELRGVIALYKSLGAGWSDDTSAAGADQKDAFKKSAAQ, encoded by the coding sequence ATGTACACAGCACGAAATCATGCGCGACTGCGTATTTGCAGCGTGTTTCTGCTCGTCTCGTTGTTGCTGGGCCTTTCAGGCTGCCTGTCCGTAGGCCCTGACTATGCCAAACCCACATTGAACCTGCCTGCAAACTGGGTTGAGGCCAACAGTGCCTTGCCTGGCAGCTCTCAGGATGGACTGCGCATGTGGTGGCGGTCATTCAACGACCCGCTGCTCGACAGGTTGGTCGAGCAGGCGCTGGAGCGGAATCAGAATATTGGTATCGCACTGGCACGGTTGCGGCAGGCGCGCGCAGAGCGGGTTCAGACCGCGTCAGCCTATGGACCGACGATATCGGGCGGTGGGGCAGGTGAGGCACGGCGCACCAGCGAGGCCCTCACCGGGCAAGTCGGCGGCGAGTCGCGGACATGGCTTGCTGGCTTTGACGCGAGTTGGGAGCTGGATATTTTTGGTGGAACGCGCAGAGCGGTTGAAGCGGCAGATGCGGGCATTGAAGCGGTTGCCGAAGATCATCGCGCATTGCAGGTGAGTCTGGTTGCGGAACTAGTGTCCAACTACGCGGGCCTGCGTGCAACGCAGCTACGCCTGGCCATCGCCCACGACAACATCCGCACGCTGCTTGAAAGTGAGCGACTGGCTGAGCAGGCCCAGCGGAGGGGCATGGGCACCCTGGCCGATGTGATGCAGGCCCGGGCAGAACGTAAAACAGCCGAGGCGCAGCCGCCTTTGATGGAGGCAGATATTGCCCGGTTCAGTCATGCCATCGGCGTACTGACTGGCGGTTTTCCTGGTGATTGGCGCACAGCGCTGGCCGAGCCGTCTTCATCTTTGCCTGTGCCCGCTCGCCTGCCGCTTTCATTGCCATCGGATGTGATGCGCCAACGCCCTGATATCAGGGCGGACGAACGGCGTCTTGCCGCAGCAACCGCACAGATTGGCGTTGCCGAGGCCGCACGTTTCCCCAGGTTTACAATCCCGTTAGGCATCAGCAGTACGGTCAGTCTTATTCACGACCTCTTTTCCAGCGCCAGCACCGCTTGGTCGGTAGGGGGGCAGGTCAGCCAGTCCATCTACGATGGCGGGCGAGCCCGCGCAGGCGTGAAGGGGGCGCAGGCCAGTGCCGATGCGGCAAGGCTGGTGTATGAGCGGGACGTGAGGCTTGCCTTCCGGGATGTGGAAGATGCCTTGACGGCATTGAACAGTGAACGTTTGCGGCAGGCATCACTTAAGGAGGCCGTTACCGACAGCCAGAAAGCCCTGGAACAATCATCCATGCTCTATGGCAGGGGATTAAGCGCCTATATGCCGGTGCTTGTGGCGCAGCGCACCGTTAATAATGCACGGGATACTCTGGCCCTCAGCCAGTGGGAAGAACTGCGCGGCGTCATTGCCCTCTATAAATCATTGGGGGCAGGGTGGTCAGATGATACATCGGCAGCAGGAGCTGATCAAAAAGATGCGTTCAAAAAGTCAGCAGCCCAGTAA
- the pstC gene encoding phosphate ABC transporter permease subunit PstC yields the protein MRSRDIKEKAVRVTLTTMAGSSLLALAGIVIFLFMEGLPLFSEYPFLNFLFGHLWYPTEEPGLFGIFPLLVASLAVTVLSSLLAVPMGVLTAVYLTEIAHPNVRRIIKPFVELLAALPSVVLGFLGMVVLAPFLQDFLDAATGLNLLNASLVLALMSVPTICSVSEDALFGVPRDLREASLALGATRWQTTVRVVIPAALSGIGTAVMLGMSRAIGETMVVLMVAGGAGIIPTSLLDPVRPMPASIAAEMAEAAFRSEHYHALFAIGIVLFFLTLAFNLAAGYIAEKHRQVGTSSL from the coding sequence ATGCGCTCCAGAGACATCAAGGAAAAAGCGGTGCGCGTCACCCTTACCACCATGGCAGGCAGTTCGCTGCTGGCCCTGGCTGGTATTGTCATTTTTCTCTTCATGGAAGGTCTGCCGCTTTTCAGCGAATACCCCTTCCTCAATTTTCTGTTTGGGCACCTCTGGTATCCCACTGAGGAACCGGGATTGTTCGGCATATTTCCCCTGCTGGTTGCCTCTCTGGCGGTGACGGTACTTTCGTCCCTGCTGGCGGTGCCCATGGGGGTGCTGACAGCGGTTTACCTGACGGAAATCGCCCACCCCAACGTGCGCCGCATCATCAAGCCCTTTGTGGAGCTGCTGGCGGCATTGCCCTCGGTTGTGCTGGGCTTTCTGGGCATGGTGGTGCTTGCGCCTTTCTTGCAGGATTTTCTGGACGCGGCCACAGGGCTGAATCTGCTCAATGCCTCGCTGGTGCTGGCGCTCATGAGCGTGCCGACCATCTGCTCCGTGTCTGAAGATGCCCTGTTCGGCGTGCCGCGCGACCTGCGCGAGGCCTCGCTGGCACTGGGCGCGACACGCTGGCAGACAACTGTGCGAGTGGTTATTCCTGCCGCTCTTTCGGGCATAGGCACGGCTGTGATGCTCGGCATGTCGCGCGCCATCGGTGAAACCATGGTAGTACTGATGGTTGCTGGCGGAGCGGGCATCATCCCCACCTCGCTGCTCGATCCGGTGCGGCCCATGCCTGCCAGTATTGCCGCCGAGATGGCGGAGGCCGCCTTCCGCAGCGAGCACTACCACGCGCTTTTTGCCATTGGCATTGTGCTCTTTTTCCTGACGCTGGCCTTCAATCTGGCCGCTGGCTACATAGCCGAGAAACACCGTCAGGTGGGAACCTCCAGCCTGTAA
- a CDS encoding glycosyltransferase family A protein has translation MIIHCRNGSNYLAEAVTGVQRQNIPVEIIITDNGSTDSTAVLAKELGCRVVSIPHLWFSAARKVGLKEDKDSSILFSDHDEVMHEGALPRFYAEFQQDNSLQIAMAQVMDFISPELAEMAEELIRNLSENSSVAGACPVFGVEPKKSAAQ, from the coding sequence ATTATCATCCATTGTCGTAATGGAAGCAACTATCTTGCCGAGGCTGTCACGGGCGTACAACGCCAAAATATACCTGTGGAAATTATTATCACCGACAACGGTTCCACAGATTCCACTGCCGTTTTAGCAAAAGAACTTGGCTGTAGAGTTGTTAGTATTCCGCATTTGTGGTTCTCAGCAGCGCGGAAAGTGGGGCTAAAAGAAGACAAAGATTCTTCCATCCTTTTCAGCGACCATGATGAAGTGATGCATGAAGGTGCTTTGCCACGGTTTTATGCAGAGTTCCAGCAAGATAACAGTCTGCAAATTGCCATGGCGCAGGTAATGGATTTTATTTCTCCAGAATTGGCTGAAATGGCTGAAGAATTGATCAGAAATCTGTCGGAAAACTCGTCCGTTGCAGGGGCTTGCCCCGTCTTTGGTGTAGAGCCCAAAAAGTCAGCAGCCCAGTAA
- a CDS encoding phenylacetate--CoA ligase has product MLFNIKQETLPREEMEALQLRRLRDLCNRVYANVPFYRKRFDEAGITPADIKSLADLKLLPFTEKQDLRNHYPYGLFAVPKDHIVRLHASSGTTGKSVVVGYTQRDLETWAELMARSLAAAGVVRSDVVHVAYGYGLFTGGLGAHYGAERLGATVVPASGGATRRQAGLLRDFGATVLCATPSYGLHLWEASMEVGVNFRDLPLRVGVFGAEPWSEAMRRDIEDKMDISAMNIYGLSEIMGPGVAMECEEAKCGMHLWEDHILPEIIDPVTGDQLPPGEVGELVLTTLTKEGIPMLRYRTRDLTSLDYTPCRCGRTHVRISRLQGRSDDMLIIRGVNVFPQQIEGILMESEGLSPNYQIIVDRVHNLDTLEVRVEMNENLFADEIRKLQMLEGRLQKTIKEYLGVSAKVRLMEPRSIERSEGKAKRIVDNRKD; this is encoded by the coding sequence GTGCTTTTCAACATCAAACAGGAAACTCTGCCACGCGAAGAAATGGAGGCGCTGCAACTGCGCCGCCTGCGTGATTTGTGCAACCGCGTCTACGCCAACGTGCCCTTTTATCGCAAACGCTTTGACGAGGCGGGCATCACCCCTGCCGACATCAAGTCGCTGGCGGATCTTAAACTGCTGCCCTTTACGGAAAAGCAGGATCTGCGCAACCACTATCCTTATGGCCTTTTTGCGGTTCCCAAGGATCACATCGTACGCCTGCACGCCTCCAGCGGCACCACGGGCAAATCTGTAGTGGTGGGTTATACCCAGCGCGACCTTGAAACCTGGGCGGAACTGATGGCCCGCAGCCTGGCAGCCGCAGGCGTGGTGCGCTCGGACGTAGTGCATGTGGCCTATGGTTACGGCCTCTTTACCGGCGGGCTTGGCGCGCACTATGGCGCAGAACGCCTTGGCGCCACTGTTGTTCCCGCTTCTGGCGGCGCGACCCGGCGTCAGGCCGGTTTGCTGCGCGATTTTGGCGCAACAGTGCTGTGCGCCACGCCGTCCTATGGCCTGCATCTGTGGGAAGCATCCATGGAAGTGGGCGTCAATTTTCGCGATCTGCCCCTGCGCGTGGGCGTTTTCGGTGCCGAGCCGTGGTCTGAAGCCATGCGCCGCGACATTGAAGACAAAATGGACATCAGCGCCATGAACATTTACGGCCTGTCCGAAATCATGGGCCCCGGCGTTGCCATGGAATGCGAAGAAGCCAAGTGCGGCATGCATTTGTGGGAAGACCACATTCTACCCGAAATCATTGACCCCGTTACGGGCGACCAGCTCCCCCCCGGCGAAGTGGGCGAACTGGTGCTGACCACGCTGACCAAGGAAGGCATCCCCATGTTGCGCTACCGCACGCGCGACCTCACCAGCCTTGATTACACCCCCTGCCGGTGCGGCCGCACCCACGTGCGTATTTCGCGCCTCCAGGGCCGCAGCGACGACATGCTCATCATCCGCGGCGTCAATGTGTTTCCGCAGCAGATTGAGGGCATTCTGATGGAAAGCGAGGGGCTTTCCCCCAACTACCAGATCATCGTGGATCGCGTGCACAACCTCGACACACTTGAAGTGCGCGTTGAAATGAACGAGAACCTCTTTGCCGATGAAATCCGCAAGCTGCAAATGCTGGAAGGCCGCCTGCAAAAGACCATCAAGGAATACCTGGGCGTCTCCGCCAAGGTGCGCCTGATGGAACCCCGCTCCATAGAGCGCTCAGAGGGCAAGGCCAAGCGCATTGTGGACAACCGCAAGGATTAG
- a CDS encoding outer membrane homotrimeric porin: MKRICTLILAAGLVFGAATGASAIDFKAKGQWLMGFGVGTDSPVSKTSKNGNKIKADNTDTFDAQQRVRLQLDAVASEALSGTVYFEIGTQKWGKSDNGGALGADGNNQVRVKNAYIDWAIPQTDAKVRMGIQGLALPNTYAGGSAVMDTDVAAVVGSYKFNENVALTAFWARPFNDNFNGKDARYSNNHANYLDNMDLFGVTAPLTFDGVNLTPWVMYGVLGKNTLTNYVDNTDDGVDNGTYSNIGSRDGNPPYTLLPFPVASNPSSLGGTSKAYGSMFWAGLPLAVTMFDPLNIELDINYGYVEGMGRYDVQKGQGGDMVRGSTQRQGWLAKALVEYKMDWATPGLFGWYASGDDGSVKNGSERMPSIVPTGNFTSYMGDGNYGWLRQDYGVDYAGTWGIGAQLKDMSFLEDLKHTFRLAYWGGTNSTSMVKYMSSAYAWTEGVGAATVPYLTTRDGLVEFNLVNSYKIYQNLEMNLELDYLVNCMDNSTWKKANTPSSFSKQDMWKAQVTFAYSF; the protein is encoded by the coding sequence ATGAAACGCATCTGTACGCTTATCCTGGCCGCCGGCCTGGTGTTCGGCGCGGCCACCGGTGCCAGCGCCATTGATTTCAAGGCCAAGGGCCAGTGGCTCATGGGCTTCGGCGTGGGCACGGACAGCCCTGTCAGCAAAACTTCGAAGAATGGCAACAAGATCAAGGCCGACAATACCGACACTTTTGACGCTCAGCAGCGCGTGCGCTTGCAGTTGGACGCCGTGGCTTCTGAAGCCCTGTCCGGCACCGTGTACTTTGAAATCGGCACGCAGAAGTGGGGCAAGAGCGATAACGGCGGCGCCCTTGGCGCTGACGGCAACAACCAGGTTCGTGTGAAAAACGCCTACATCGACTGGGCTATCCCCCAGACCGATGCCAAGGTGCGCATGGGTATCCAGGGTCTTGCCCTGCCTAACACCTATGCTGGTGGCTCCGCTGTCATGGATACCGACGTGGCCGCCGTTGTCGGTTCTTACAAGTTCAATGAAAACGTTGCCCTGACCGCTTTCTGGGCGCGTCCCTTCAACGATAACTTCAATGGCAAAGATGCTCGCTACAGCAACAACCATGCGAACTATCTTGACAACATGGATCTGTTCGGCGTGACTGCCCCCCTGACCTTTGACGGTGTGAATCTCACGCCTTGGGTTATGTACGGCGTGCTGGGCAAGAACACCCTGACCAACTACGTTGACAACACTGATGATGGTGTAGACAACGGCACCTATAGCAATATCGGCAGCCGTGACGGCAACCCCCCCTATACTTTGCTGCCCTTCCCCGTTGCCTCCAATCCTAGCAGCCTTGGTGGCACCAGCAAGGCTTACGGCTCCATGTTCTGGGCCGGTCTGCCCCTGGCCGTGACCATGTTCGATCCGTTGAACATCGAACTGGACATCAACTACGGCTATGTTGAAGGCATGGGCCGTTATGATGTGCAGAAGGGCCAGGGCGGCGACATGGTTCGCGGCAGCACCCAGCGTCAGGGCTGGCTGGCCAAGGCCCTTGTTGAATACAAGATGGATTGGGCCACCCCCGGTCTGTTCGGTTGGTATGCTTCCGGCGATGACGGCAGCGTGAAGAACGGTTCCGAGCGCATGCCTTCTATCGTTCCTACCGGCAACTTCACTTCCTACATGGGCGACGGCAACTACGGCTGGCTGCGCCAGGACTACGGCGTTGACTACGCTGGTACCTGGGGCATCGGTGCCCAGTTGAAGGACATGAGCTTCCTGGAAGACCTGAAGCACACCTTCCGCCTGGCTTACTGGGGCGGCACCAACAGCACCAGCATGGTCAAGTACATGAGCTCTGCCTATGCCTGGACTGAAGGCGTGGGCGCTGCCACGGTGCCTTACCTGACCACCCGCGACGGCCTTGTGGAATTCAACCTCGTGAACTCCTACAAGATCTACCAGAACCTGGAAATGAACCTGGAACTGGACTACTTGGTCAACTGCATGGACAACAGCACCTGGAAGAAGGCCAACACTCCCAGCTCGTTCAGCAAGCAGGATATGTGGAAGGCTCAGGTTACCTTCGCGTACAGCTTCTAA
- the rsfS gene encoding ribosome silencing factor: MENNTSSSPAGGAAPKRYSDVPLEEKLADVVMWLEEHKAARVVSIDMAGQGGFAEALVIASAGSVRHAQSLADGVGELCRQRNFEYLRMEGYTAGQWILVDMNDIVVNVFLEPVRELYGLEALWGKAASLAEARSGE, encoded by the coding sequence ATGGAAAACAACACTTCTTCTTCACCTGCAGGGGGCGCTGCCCCCAAGCGTTATTCGGATGTCCCCCTGGAAGAAAAGCTGGCGGACGTGGTCATGTGGCTTGAAGAGCACAAGGCCGCGCGCGTGGTCAGCATAGATATGGCCGGGCAGGGCGGTTTTGCCGAGGCTCTGGTCATCGCCAGCGCCGGTTCGGTGCGCCACGCCCAGAGCCTCGCCGATGGCGTGGGCGAACTTTGCCGCCAGCGCAATTTTGAATATCTGCGCATGGAAGGCTACACCGCCGGGCAGTGGATCCTGGTGGACATGAACGACATTGTCGTCAACGTTTTTCTGGAGCCGGTGCGCGAGCTTTACGGCCTTGAAGCCCTGTGGGGCAAGGCCGCATCTCTGGCCGAAGCCCGAAGCGGGGAATAA
- the gpmI gene encoding 2,3-bisphosphoglycerate-independent phosphoglycerate mutase, translated as MIMTPTLLLILDGWGIAEPGPGNAPYIAATPNMDALLARCPHSQLAASGRDVGLPRGYMGNSEVGHLNIGAGRVVYQDMTRIDVALEDGSFAANPVLNGLLESIRKSGGKLHLAGLLSDGGVHSHIHHLEALCGMAHKAGVPVRIHCLMDGRDRDPHSGVDFMRALQKSIEGQPKTRIASMVGRFFAMDRDKHWERLAEAWEVIVHGTPATTLAPVAAIEASYAAGITDEFIKPLCFAAADDAGMADGDGLFLFNFRADRMRQFTQAFIQPEFDGFDRGRVPVLAGVASMTAYESSFNIPVAFPKEAVSMGLGEVVSRQGLKQLRLAETEKYAHVTYFFNGGLEEPFAGEDRILVPSPREVKTYDQKPSMSAVEVTDRFVEAWNSGVYDLVVCNLANGDMVGHTGILQAAVNACEVVDACLGRMVAAVEARKGRMIVIADHGNCEKMLTPEGQPHTAHTTNPVPCILLEPDGQVHALANGRLADVATTILGLWGMQPSELMTGRNLAAPQNEGEASRG; from the coding sequence ATAATCATGACGCCCACGCTCTTGCTGATTCTTGATGGCTGGGGGATTGCCGAGCCGGGGCCCGGCAACGCGCCCTATATTGCAGCCACACCCAACATGGATGCGCTCCTTGCGCGCTGCCCCCATTCCCAACTCGCGGCCTCCGGGCGCGATGTGGGGCTGCCGCGCGGCTACATGGGCAATTCCGAGGTGGGGCACCTGAACATCGGCGCAGGCCGCGTGGTGTATCAGGATATGACCCGCATTGATGTGGCGCTGGAAGACGGCAGCTTTGCCGCCAATCCGGTGCTCAACGGGCTGCTTGAATCAATTCGCAAGAGCGGCGGCAAGCTGCATCTGGCGGGGCTGCTTTCTGATGGCGGTGTGCACAGCCACATTCATCATCTTGAGGCCCTGTGCGGCATGGCCCATAAGGCAGGGGTGCCCGTGCGCATCCACTGCCTCATGGATGGGCGCGACCGCGACCCGCACAGCGGCGTGGATTTCATGCGCGCGCTGCAAAAGAGCATCGAAGGGCAACCCAAGACGCGCATCGCCAGCATGGTGGGCCGTTTTTTTGCCATGGATCGCGACAAGCACTGGGAGCGTCTTGCCGAAGCGTGGGAGGTTATCGTTCATGGTACCCCCGCAACAACGCTTGCGCCCGTTGCGGCCATTGAGGCCTCGTATGCGGCTGGCATCACGGACGAATTCATCAAGCCCCTGTGTTTTGCTGCGGCTGATGACGCAGGCATGGCCGATGGCGATGGCTTGTTCCTGTTCAACTTCCGCGCAGACCGCATGCGCCAGTTCACCCAGGCCTTTATTCAGCCTGAGTTTGACGGCTTTGACCGTGGCCGCGTTCCGGTTCTGGCCGGGGTTGCTTCCATGACCGCCTATGAATCAAGCTTCAATATCCCCGTGGCCTTTCCCAAGGAGGCCGTGAGCATGGGGCTTGGCGAGGTGGTTTCCCGGCAAGGGCTGAAGCAACTGCGCCTGGCGGAGACGGAAAAATACGCGCACGTCACCTATTTTTTCAACGGCGGGCTTGAAGAACCCTTTGCCGGAGAGGATCGCATTCTCGTGCCGTCCCCCCGCGAGGTGAAAACCTACGACCAAAAGCCCTCCATGAGCGCCGTTGAAGTGACGGACAGGTTTGTGGAAGCCTGGAATTCCGGCGTGTACGATCTTGTGGTCTGCAATCTCGCCAATGGCGACATGGTGGGCCATACGGGCATTCTTCAGGCTGCGGTCAACGCCTGTGAAGTGGTTGACGCCTGCCTGGGGCGCATGGTCGCCGCTGTGGAGGCCCGCAAGGGCCGCATGATTGTCATTGCCGACCACGGCAACTGCGAAAAAATGCTCACGCCCGAAGGTCAGCCCCACACGGCCCACACCACCAATCCCGTTCCCTGCATCCTGCTGGAGCCGGATGGACAGGTGCACGCTCTGGCAAACGGCAGGCTGGCCGATGTGGCCACCACCATTCTTGGTCTTTGGGGAATGCAGCCTTCTGAACTGATGACCGGGCGCAATCTGGCCGCGCCCCAAAATGAAGGGGAGGCCAGCCGTGGCTGA
- a CDS encoding PstS family phosphate ABC transporter substrate-binding protein gives MSIGKLLATALTVLSLSAPAMAAQQVVINGSTTVLPVVQKAGEAFMASHPDVELSISGGGSGNGIKALIEKQCDIAMSSRDIKEKEVEAAKKNGVTPNRVVVAIDAIVPVVNPANPVAALTTAQLRDIYAGKITNWKEIGGQDGKIVVISRDTSSGTFECWQELIMKEERVNPAALMQASNGAVVQAVSKNKNALGYVGLGYLDKSTKGLKVNDVTATAQTALSKQWPIARELFVFTNGTPAGGAKAFVDYLLDPGKGQKNVLEVGYVPLGK, from the coding sequence ATGTCTATCGGAAAACTGCTCGCCACTGCCCTCACGGTTCTGAGCCTCAGCGCTCCGGCCATGGCTGCCCAACAGGTCGTCATCAACGGTTCCACCACTGTGCTTCCTGTGGTTCAGAAAGCTGGCGAAGCCTTCATGGCCTCCCACCCCGATGTGGAACTGAGCATTTCCGGCGGCGGTTCCGGCAACGGCATTAAGGCCCTCATTGAAAAGCAGTGCGACATCGCCATGAGCTCGCGCGACATCAAGGAAAAGGAAGTTGAAGCCGCCAAGAAAAACGGCGTGACCCCCAACCGCGTTGTTGTTGCTATTGACGCCATCGTGCCTGTGGTCAACCCCGCCAACCCGGTTGCCGCCCTCACCACTGCCCAGCTGCGCGACATCTATGCCGGCAAGATCACCAACTGGAAGGAAATTGGCGGCCAGGACGGCAAGATCGTTGTCATCTCCCGCGATACGTCCTCCGGTACCTTTGAATGCTGGCAGGAACTTATCATGAAGGAAGAGCGCGTTAACCCCGCTGCTCTCATGCAGGCTTCCAACGGCGCCGTGGTGCAGGCCGTTTCCAAGAACAAGAACGCCTTGGGCTATGTTGGCCTTGGCTATCTCGACAAGTCCACCAAGGGCCTCAAGGTCAATGATGTGACCGCCACCGCCCAGACCGCCCTTTCCAAGCAGTGGCCCATCGCCCGCGAACTTTTTGTCTTCACCAACGGCACGCCTGCTGGCGGCGCCAAGGCCTTTGTGGATTACCTGCTGGATCCCGGCAAGGGCCAGAAGAACGTGCTTGAAGTGGGTTATGTGCCCCTGGGCAAGTAG
- the pstA gene encoding phosphate ABC transporter permease PstA — MFWLLRAIAACNVLALLAVCAFLLQNGLPALSWSFLTEAPRQMMTKGGIFPCIVGTAILSLGSLLLAFPLGVASAVYLNEYAKRNAFARFVRLGVNNLAGVPSVVFGLFGLSFFVTFCGFGVSIVSGVLTLAVLTLPVIIGTAEEALRNVPDTYREASLALGATKSQTIARVILPSALPGMLTGAILGVARAAGETAAIMFTASVFYMPKGPDSIFSPVMALPYHMYVLATAGTEIDKTRPLQYGTGLVLLLLVLGMNLLAIILRDRLQKRH, encoded by the coding sequence ATGTTCTGGCTGCTGCGCGCCATTGCCGCCTGTAACGTGCTGGCACTGCTGGCCGTATGCGCTTTTTTGCTGCAAAACGGCTTGCCAGCCTTAAGCTGGTCTTTCCTGACCGAGGCCCCCAGGCAGATGATGACCAAGGGCGGCATATTCCCCTGTATCGTCGGCACGGCAATTCTGTCGCTGGGTTCACTCTTGCTGGCTTTTCCTCTGGGCGTGGCCTCCGCCGTGTACCTTAACGAATACGCCAAGCGCAACGCCTTTGCCCGCTTTGTGCGGCTGGGGGTCAACAACCTCGCGGGTGTGCCTTCTGTTGTTTTTGGCCTGTTCGGGCTATCGTTTTTTGTTACCTTCTGCGGATTTGGCGTAAGTATTGTTTCTGGGGTGCTCACCCTTGCGGTTCTGACGCTGCCGGTCATTATCGGCACGGCCGAGGAAGCGTTGCGCAACGTGCCGGACACATATCGTGAAGCTTCACTGGCTCTGGGCGCAACCAAATCGCAGACCATTGCCCGCGTTATTTTGCCAAGCGCGCTGCCCGGCATGCTCACGGGGGCCATTCTGGGCGTGGCGCGCGCCGCAGGTGAAACCGCAGCCATCATGTTTACAGCTTCGGTATTCTATATGCCCAAAGGGCCTGATTCCATATTCAGCCCGGTCATGGCGCTTCCCTACCATATGTATGTTCTTGCCACGGCAGGCACGGAAATCGACAAGACCCGCCCCCTGCAATACGGCACCGGCCTCGTGCTGCTCTTGCTGGTACTGGGAATGAACCTGCTTGCCATCATCCTGCGCGACAGATTGCAGAAGCGCCACTAG
- a CDS encoding methyltransferase domain-containing protein, whose product MENSKRVYGVLESKTNPLDDNLQNEVTAFHCEAQRKLREGFPLDALAFIDGIILQYGEKAVTQELLEDRARAIQAVGRQPDYPMPRCIGLGKGATPMSPCDICGDQLRSYEYYHDKEWLVCPTCGLLQYKLGMDLATNLGKGEADGAKQPPESLVHTREGYFCELFLNGMGWKKALLYGAGWSLIPKRLLDDGFDAVGCDLWIPLIEERKKQLGDDRFYHRDELPNKKWDLISAFEVFEHFITPMQDLKFLADRLEDEGAIVGCTDFWHGGSLSQHPNPDKRYWRHPAHVTAWSFSSMNRVALELDLATSFFKVDKPGWGAKVIFVMHRGRATKKFIQSIPPVICGAF is encoded by the coding sequence ATGGAAAACTCCAAACGGGTATACGGCGTTTTGGAATCGAAAACTAACCCGTTAGATGATAATCTGCAAAATGAGGTGACCGCGTTTCATTGTGAAGCGCAGAGAAAGCTTCGGGAGGGGTTTCCGCTAGACGCGCTAGCATTCATTGATGGTATAATTCTACAGTATGGCGAAAAAGCGGTTACGCAAGAATTGCTGGAAGATAGGGCACGGGCCATTCAAGCGGTGGGGAGACAACCCGACTATCCAATGCCGCGATGTATTGGTTTGGGAAAAGGCGCCACCCCGATGTCGCCCTGTGATATTTGTGGAGATCAACTTCGATCGTATGAATATTATCATGACAAAGAGTGGTTGGTTTGTCCCACATGTGGATTGCTCCAGTACAAACTAGGGATGGATCTCGCTACCAACCTCGGCAAAGGAGAAGCTGACGGTGCAAAGCAGCCGCCTGAATCACTTGTTCATACCCGTGAAGGTTATTTTTGCGAACTGTTTTTGAATGGAATGGGTTGGAAAAAAGCATTGCTATACGGGGCTGGGTGGAGCCTTATTCCCAAGCGTTTGCTTGATGATGGATTTGACGCTGTGGGCTGTGATCTCTGGATTCCCCTAATTGAGGAGCGTAAAAAGCAGTTGGGGGATGATCGTTTCTATCATCGTGATGAGTTGCCCAATAAAAAATGGGATCTTATTTCCGCCTTTGAGGTTTTTGAACACTTCATAACTCCCATGCAGGATTTAAAGTTTTTGGCTGACAGGTTGGAAGATGAAGGTGCCATCGTTGGATGCACTGATTTTTGGCATGGTGGTAGTTTAAGCCAGCACCCTAATCCCGACAAAAGATACTGGAGGCATCCTGCGCATGTTACAGCATGGAGTTTTTCCAGTATGAATCGGGTGGCGCTGGAATTAGACCTAGCAACCTCCTTTTTCAAGGTAGACAAGCCTGGGTGGGGAGCAAAAGTCATTTTTGTTATGCACCGTGGCAGGGCTACCAAAAAATTCATTCAATCAATTCCGCCGGTTATTTGTGGCGCATTTTAA